Proteins from one Peromyscus eremicus chromosome 8a, PerEre_H2_v1, whole genome shotgun sequence genomic window:
- the LOC131916010 gene encoding olfactory receptor 1361-like, producing MDKKNQTSATEFLLLGLAGQSKQEEVVFGLFLGMYLVTISGNLLIILAISCDPHLHTPMYFFLANLSSVDICFSSVTIPKALVNHVLGSKSISYAECMAQIYFFITFINMDGFLLSVMAYDRYVAICHPLHYTMMMRPRLCVLLVAISWVITNLHALLHTLLMVRLTFCSRNAVQHFFCDPYPILKLSCSDTFINDITAFTVGGLTSITPFTCITVSYAYILSNVLKFPSIQGIRKALSTCGSHLTVVCLFYGAILGVYMHPSSTYSVQDTVATAFFTVVTPMVNPFIYSLRNHDVKGALRKLIFRRFISSKFYS from the coding sequence ATGGACAAAAAGAACCAGACATCAGCCACAGAATTCCTCCTCCTGGGACTTGCTGGGCAGTCAAAGCAAGAAGAGGTCGTCTTTGGGCTGTTCTTGGGGATGTACTTGGTCACCATCTCTGGGAACCTTCTCATCATCCTGGCCATCAGCTGTGACCCTCAtctccacacacccatgtacttcttctTGGCCAACCTTTCCAGTGTTGACATCTGCTTTTCCTCAGTCACCATCCCCAAGGCGCTGGTGAATCACGTTTTGGGGAGCAAGTCCATATCTTATGCGGAGTGTATGGCCCAGATCTATTTCTTCATCACATTCATCAACATGGATGGCTTCCTGCTGAGtgtgatggcctatgaccgctatgtggccatttgTCACCCACTCCACTACACCATGATGATGAGGCCCAGACTCTGTGTCCTCCTGGTGGCCATATCATGGGTCATCACAAACCTACATGCTCTCTTGCACACTCTGCTCATGGTTCGACTCACCTTCTGTTCCCGCAATGCTGTACAACATTTCTTCTGTGACCCCTACCCTATCCTGAAGCTCTCTTGTTCTGACACTTTTATCAATGACATCACAGCCTTCACTGTAGGTGGGCTGACTTCTATCACACCATTCACATGTATCACTGTTTCGTATGCCTATATCCTCTCCAATGTACTGAAGTTTCCATCCATTCAGGGAATAAGAAAAGCCCTGTCCACATGCGGGTCTCACCTCACTGTGGTCTGCCTCTTCTATGGAGCAATCCTGGGGGTCTATATGCACCCTTCATCTACATATTCAGTACAAGACACAGTGGCCACTGCCTTTTTCACAGTGGTGACACCCATGGTCAATCCCTtcatctacagcctgaggaatCATGATGTCAAAGGAGCCCTAAGGAAACTCATATTTAGGAGATTCATTTCATCAAAATTCTACAGTTAG
- the LOC131916011 gene encoding olfactory receptor 1361-like — translation MDDDNQTITTEFLLLGLSEESDQEEVVFGLFLGMYLVTISGNLLIILAISCDPHLHTPMYFFLANLSSIDICFSSVTVPKALVNHMVGSKSISYTECMAQMYFMFIFGNMDGFLLSVMAYDRYVAICHPLHYTMMMRPRLCVLLVAISWVITNLHALLHILLMVQLTFCSYNAVHHFFCDPYLVLKLSCSDTFINDVTAFTEGAVIFITPFVCIVVSYAYIYSKVLKMPSAHGIRKALSTCGSHLTVVCLFYGTILGVYMHPISSYSLQDAVASVLFTVVTPMANPFIYSLRNRDIKGALRKIILRS, via the coding sequence ATGGACGATGACAATCAGACGATCACTACAGAATTCCTTCTCCTGGGACTCTCTGAAGAGTCAGACCAAGAAGAGGTCGTCTTTGGGCTGTTCTTGGGGATGTACTTGGTCACCATCTCTGGGAACCTTCTCATCATCCTGGCCATCAGCTGTGACCCTCAtctccacacacccatgtacttcttctTGGCCAACCTCTCCAGCATTGACATCTGCTTTTCCTCAGTCACCGTCCCCAAGGCGCTGGTGAATCACATGGTAGGAAGCAAGTCCATCTCTTACACGGAGTGTATGGCCCAGATGTACTTCATGTTCATATTTGGCAACATGGACGGCTTCTTGCTGAGTGTGATGGcttatgaccgctatgtggccatttgTCACCCACTCCACTACACCATGATGATGAGGCCCAGACTCTGTGTCCTCCTGGTGGCCATATCATGGGTCATCACAAACCTGCATGCTCTCTTGCACATTCTTCTCATGGTTCAACTCACCTTCTGCTCCTACAATGCAGTGCACCACTTCTTCTGTGACCCTTACCTCGTCCTGAAACTCTCTTGTTCTGACACCTTTATCAATGATGTCACAGCCTTTACTGAGGGTGCAGTGATATTTATTACACCATTTGTATGCATTGTTGTTTCCTATGCCTACATCTACTCGAAGGTCTTGAAGATGCCCTCTGCCCATGGAATAAGAAAAGCCCTGTCCACATGTGGTTCTCACCTCACTGTGGTCTGCTTATTCTATGGGACGATCCTAGGAGTTTATATGCACCCCATTTCCTCCTACTCACTACAGGATGCAGTGGCCTCTGTCCTCTTCACAGTGGTGACTCCCATGGCCAATCCCTTTATCTATAGCCTGAGGAATCGTGACATCAAAGGAGCCCTAAGGAAGATAATTCTCAGATCCTAG
- the LOC131916563 gene encoding olfactory receptor 1361-like, which translates to MGGDNETMIEEFLLLGLSGKSEQEEVVFGLFLGMYIVTISGNLLIILAISCDPHLHTPMYFFLANLSTVDICFSSVTIPKALVNHMVGSKSISYTECMAQIYFFITFINMDGFLLSVMAYDRYVAICHPLHYTMMMRPRLCVFLVVISWVITNLHALLHTLLMVRLTFCSHNAVHHFFCDPYPILKLSCSDTFINDLMVFTVGGVIFLTPFSCIVISYVYIFSNVLKMPSTRGIKKALSTCGSHLTVVSLFYGAILGVYMRPSSSYSLQDTVATVIFTVVTPLVNPFIYSLRNRDMKGALRKIILRC; encoded by the coding sequence ATGGGTGGAGATAATGAAACTATGATCGAAGAATTCCTCCTCCTGGGTCTCTCTGGAAAGTCAGAGCAAGAAGAGGTCGTCTTTGGGCTGTTCTTGGGGATGTACATTGTCACCATCTCTGGGAACCTTCTCATCATCCTGGCCATCAGCTGTGACCCTCAtctccacacacccatgtacttcttcctggcCAACCTCTCCACTGTTGACATCTGCTTTTCCTCAGTCACCATCCCCAAGGCGCTGGTGAAtcacatggtgggaagcaagTCCATCTCTTACACGGAGTGTATGGCCCAGATCTATTTCTTCATCACATTCATCAACATGGATGGCTTCCTGTTGAGtgtgatggcctatgaccgctatgtggccatttgTCACCCACTCCACTACACCATGATGATGAGGCCCAGACTATGTGTCTTCCTGGTTGTCATATCATGGGTCATCACAAACCTGCATGCTCTCTTGCACACTCTGCTCATGGTTCGACTCACCTTCTGTTCCCACAATGCAGTGCACCACTTCTTCTGTGACCCCTACCCTATCCTGAAACTCTCTTGTTCTGACACCTTTATTAATGATCTGATGGTCTTCACTGTGGGTGGAGTGATATTCCTGACACCATTTTCATGCATTGTTATTTCCTATGTTTACATTTTCTCTAATGTCCTGAAGATGCCCTCTACCCGTGGGATAAAGAAAGCTTTATCCACATGTGGGTCTCACCTCACTGTGGTCTCTCTCTTCTATGGCGCAATCCTGGGGGTCTATATGCGTCCTTCATCCTCATACTCACTACAGGACACGGTGGCCACTGTCATCTTCACAGTGGTGACACCGCTGGTCAATCCCTtcatctacagcctgaggaatCGTGACATGAAAGGAGCCCTGAGGAAGATAATTCTCAGATgttaa